A single region of the Malaclemys terrapin pileata isolate rMalTer1 chromosome 4, rMalTer1.hap1, whole genome shotgun sequence genome encodes:
- the LOC128836742 gene encoding uncharacterized protein LOC128836742 has translation MPPAPLRAPPEMCLRGAVLALCCVAAAAWLQVSVGPSPVRARPGQRVVLECLVGADYPPLELEQLQVRWRHEGRTVLEFAGAVRAARAGLSLAEDEVRNGNVSLVLQRVTASDSGEWTCYILYPPDQAQGSLTLRVADPTVPPNTCPLGGGTPRLQQLEEVIGGCVRSASELQRHLARLAAEVKECLGSPEAEESPPRAQAESANQTAQA, from the exons atgcctcctgcccccctgcgcGCACCCCCAGAGATGTGTCTGCGCGGGGCcgtgctggccctgtgctgcgtGGCAGCTG CGGCCTGGCTGCAGGTGTCGGTGGGCCCCTCGCCGGTGCGGGCGCGCCCCGGGCAGCGCGTGGTGCTGGAGTGCCTCGTCGGGGCCGACTACCCgcccctggagctggagcagctgcaggtgCGCTGGCGGCACGAGGGGCGCACGGTGCTGGAGTTCGCCGGGGCGGTGCGGGCGGCGCGGGCGGGACTCAGCCTGGCCGAGGACGAGGTGAGGAACGGGAACGTCTCGCTGGTGCTGCAGCGCGTCACCGCCAGCGACAGCGGGGAGTGGACCTGCTACATCCTCTACCCGCCCGACCAGGCCCAGGGCAGCCTCACCCTGCGCGTGGCAG ACCCGACGGTGCCCCCCAACACCTGCCCCCTGGGCGGGGGCACCCCACggctgcagcagctggaggaggtgATCGGGGGCTGCGTCCGCTCGGCCAGCGAGCTCCAGCGGCACCTGGCCCGGCTGGCTGCCGAGGTGAAGGAGTGTCTGGGCAGCCCGGAGGCCGAGGAGAGCCCACCCCGGGCACAGGCTGAGAGCGCCAACCAGACGGCACAGGCGTGA